A stretch of DNA from Leopardus geoffroyi isolate Oge1 chromosome B3, O.geoffroyi_Oge1_pat1.0, whole genome shotgun sequence:
ttcgaaagaaagaaagagagagagagggagagggagagggagagagagagaaagaaaagaaaagaaaagaaaagaaaagaaaagaaaagaaaagaaaagaaaagaaaagaaaagaaaagagagaaaaaagaaaaaaacactattttGGGCTATCAGCTGTCAAGATGTATTACATAAGACATAAAATGACAAACCAAAAATGGTTGACAAATGCAGCTATAttaaattttgtgtatgtataaacATCAAAATGTCAATCCAATCTGTAAGAGTGAAGATATTTTCAGTTCACTCTATGTGTggttatgtatattataaaatatgtatatttataaatacatgtatacagttataaaaatcagtttaaaaagaagaacccagaagagaaatcaacaaaagtaTGAACTggagcaacaaaacaaaatgtgcaataaatatttgaattaatgTCCAAATTCATTATTAACTAAGGAaatgcaataaatataaaatatttttaaacttatccaactgggagagaaaaaaaaaccttataaaatCCTGTATTGACAAAATGATGGAGAAATTAGGACTCTTCATAGAATGTAAATATCTGCAATGTTGAAAAAGGTTTAGTAATTTCTGATAAAGTTagaatgtttttaattgaaattcaGCACTTCCAGTTCTGAGTACATATCCTAGAGAAATTATCATAGGTGCACAAAGAAATACATAGATGTATGTTCAACTGACCCATTAGTTAAAAGAGTAAATAATGTGAGAGCTCTAAATGTCTCCCAAGAGGAGGaggtttaaataaattttagtctATTTAAAATTAGATTCTGTAGACATTAAAGTGAATACACTAGATTTAATAAAtgatggtgggaaaactggatatctgtATGTAAAAGATGAAGTTGAACCCTTACCATACACCATATACATAAATTAACTcgaattaaatacctaaatgtaagacctgacactataaaactcttagaagaaaacataggtgaaaatctttaaaacattggatttggcaatttTTTGTTGGATGTGTCACCAAAAGTtaaggcagcaagagaaaaacagacaaataagacCACATCAAACTTAAACACTTACatgcagcaaaggaaataatcaacaaggTAAAagggcaacctacagaatgagagaaaatatttgcaaatcatttatctaaTAGGGAgctaatatccataatatatattaaaaaaactccCCTgactaaacaacaaaaaaacaaataacccaatgaaaaaatgggcaaagaacttgaataaacttttgtccaaagaaaatacacaaaaagccaacaaacatatgaaaaaaaaagcgcagaatcactaatcatcagaaaaatgtaaatcaaaaccagaatattacttcacacctgttaggatgaccACTAtcaaaacaggaacaaaaacagaaaatgacaagtaCAGACGAGGatgtaaagatgtggagaaattggacaCCTTTTCACTGTTAaggggaatgtaaaatagtatagccactctggaaaaaagcatgaagtttcctcaaaaaattaaaaatagaattaccatatgatacaaCAGTCTCACTTCTGGATATGTATCCGAAAGAACTGAAACAGAGTCTGGCAGACATATTTGCACACACATGTTTAttacagctttatttacaatagccaagaggaGACAGGAAACTAAATATCCTTctacggatgaatggataaagaaaatgtggcatatacatacaacggGATagtatttagccttaaaaagaaggaaattctgtcataTGTTACAATATGGTTGAAGTTTGAGGAAATTATTCTatgtgaaacaagccagtcacaaaaagacaaatattgcatgatccAATTACATGAAGTATCTAACACAGCTAAACCCTTAAATGGAAGGTAAAATGGTGATTTCCAGGAGCTAGCTAGAGGCAGAAAGGGGAATTCTAGAACCATGAATATAGGCTTttattttgcaagatgaaaaagttctagaaatctgtTGTACAGGGTACACAAAGTTAACACTACTGTACgctaaaaaatggttaagatgttacatgttttttttttttcatagtaaaaaataatgaaccaGAGAAACACAAAAGAGATAACTCTTTAAGACACTAAACAGAGATAAAAATAGCTTTTACAATAATAGCATATATAGATTCCATGTATATCAGggtaaaaacacacaaaaaatatattttatgcacaatgtatgaaaaatgagagaaataattttaaaagcatgaaaagGAATGATGCCTCTGGAGTTGATGAGAGTGATGATCTTTGCTACAGTAAAATAACTGGGTATAGATGGTTGCTTAGAGGTCTTTATTATCTCTACTAAGCCACATAAGGTGTCTACACCTTATGATTAAAATagctcaaaagaaaaagatacaaatatgCCCAATGATTCTTAGGGACCTGGTTACTATCCTccttaatgtgttttttaaaatagaaatttagtcTAAAATATGTCATGCACATATGGCTAGGAATACATCTTTAAAGCATCCTTTGGTCTACAGGTAGTATATTACACAAATATACTTAAGAGGCATATGCTTAATACTTATTTGCTTAAGAGgcaatgaagaaaatgtattgGATAGGTTATAAAAGGGACCCTAAGTGTTTGGGCAAAAGCAGAGCATTTGAATTTGATATCATAGAGGTCATGGAATGTCTCTATTCTAATGACCATGGACCATAAATTAACCTTTATAATTGACTAAACTTTATACAACTTAATAAGGTTGaatatttcctgttttgttgtgAAGTGAATGCCTGGGATATATAGaagcttcttcctttttccttgtcTATGAGGATTAATGCAGTAGTAATGTTCTTACTTGGTTCTGGGAAAGTTTTGTGAGAACAAATATGAATACAAACAAGAATGAAGGAATAAGGTAAAATGAGTTGTGTTTCACCTATATATCAGATGGAATTTCTATGTTCTTAAGAAAGAAATATGTGCCTCTTCTCCTGTCATACATGACAGTTACTGTTTGAACATACCCACTCATAGAAACTAGCTTATTTGCCTTGTCAAAGAGAGTAATAATTCTTACGCATATTAAGATCcataaaaatgagtttatttgtgtgtactTGTGAGTTGAAGAGTTCATGCAATTTTATGCATACTTACCCAACTAAAGAATTGAGCTGAAAGATCCctatttctgaattaaaaatagatcaatttatatttgatttctctttatttgatGAAATCTAGTTTTgaacatttctgggttttcaacTATAGTTTAGtgggacattttttttctatttaattctttattacattaaaaaattattaacccCAACTGGGTTAAATTTCAGCGAAAATAATTCCCAAAAAACCTAAATACGTCATGGTTATGTAATGATGGAACATGTGATAATTTCAATATacatgatgaatatttttaaaagtctacagACGAATTAATACCACTTTATTCTGTGGGTGTGTTTGGTCTTCAGTCTACTAATGGCTGCTTTCATCTCCTGATTCCTTAGAGTGTAAATAATGGGGTTCAGTAAAGGTGTAATAATtgaataaaacacagaaagaaatttaTCCACTGAAAAGCTACTGACAGGCCAAGCATAAATGAAGATAATTGGCCCAAAGAACAGAGTGACCACAGTAATGTGAGCAGACAGTGTTGACAGAGCCTTGGAGAGTCCACCAGAAGATCGACGTCGGACAGTTACCAGAATGACAGTGTAGGAAATGAGCAAGAGTATGAAGCAGATGAAAGACAACAGTCCACTGTCAGCAGTTACCAGCAACTCCAGAACATAGGTCTCAGTGCAGGCAAGTTTTAGAACTAGGGGAAGGTCACAAAAAATATCGTCCACTATATTGGGACCACAGAAGGGCAAGTTGATAGTAAAAACCATCTGGCTCATCGTATGCACAAAACCAACTGCCCAggacagcagcacagagcccatgaggACCCGGCGGTTCATGATGGATGTGTAGTGAAGAGGTTTGCATATTGCAATGTACCGATCAACAGCCATGACTATGAGAAGAGTCATCTCACTGCCCCCTAAAAAGTGGAGGAAGAACATCTGAGCCATACAGCCCCACAAGGAAATAGTTTTGTTCTCCTTGAGAAAATCTGTGACCATCTTAGGGGTTGTGATTGTAGAAATACACATATCCAGAAAGGAGAGATTTCCAAGGAGGAAGTACATTGGTGTGGAGTACAGATGTGAGTCAAAGGTTACGGTGACCACGATGAGAAAGTTTCCTGCCACAATAGCTGCATAGGccaacaaaaatatgaaaaaaaagaaaatttcaagttCCCAAGTGTTGGTGAGTCCTAACAAAACAAACTCCCTTACCACTGAGTTATTCATTATCTAGTCTATGTAGGAGTTTTCAAAGtcattaaaatgtagaaaatctggaaaaagtGACCATTTAAGTTTTGATAGTTTTGAAGGTATGGCCATATAGAGAGTAGTGCTTGAttcacatagaaaaagaaaagatgggcatttctggaaaatacattttaataggtTAATTCAAGGAACATTCActttactgcattttttaaagccaGATAGTCACAAAAGAgaagtttattataaaattttataaacatatttttcagGCATAGATTGTGTCTCCACATGGATTTGTTGTTTCTATCATGAGTTTATGAACCATGAGTTCAATGGGTCAGTGACTAGAGGAACCAAATGGCCATTAGTCAAATGAATTAGTTCAAGTGGATAGTAATATGGTCATATAACTTTGTGGTACCTATTGTTTGAAATATTCAGGTATGTGCATTGAGTTTAATTATATTGCCACGAAGCAAATAACTTTAGAAATTTAGCAAATTCTTCGTGAAGCTTTAAACTGGCTATAGCCTGTCATATGTTCTTGCCGTTGCCCACAAAaaccataaataataaaacaggctTCCTAGTTTCTGGGCAGAAACAAATATTTCTCAATGTActggtttgtttctctccttccttcctttccttcctctccttcctctctttcctctattcctccccaccaccatgtttgtttcctcccttccttcttttctctctcattccctcctcctcctcctttataatcttttttaatgctCTTTAATACTTTTGTTTCTGGACAAACTGCTGACCTAGAGTGTTGAGACTTTTTGCCTATTTGCATGAATCTATTGTTGCTGGGTTTCTGGCTGGAGTTTGCCTTCTTGTCCCTTTGCATTTAATAATAGATGGACTCTGAACAACCAGCAATTTTTTAATAAGTACCATTATTCTTTGTACCCAGTGCTTTCCTCTGATATTTCACATTTGTCTGCAGACTGATTCTCGACTCTTACTCTCTCATATATCTTTGACACTTGTACTCTATATGTGTTCCCATGTTGGACTGACTGATGGCTCATTTTTATagactttttcattttacttatacCTTTTGGTCacagcttttattttctgttttgttttttacttttttgaaaaattaatagtgATACACaccaaacacacagacacagatacagaatcatacatatacacataaacacaaatacatatactTACACCACATTCTAGTTCTGGAGCATGAGAACAGGTTGTGGAAAATTTACTCTGAATATACAGTTTTTGGCTTAATAGTTCATGAAATATTCAGGTGTTATTGTTTAGCCCAATTattagaataaggaaaaaaactgaaCCAAGAGTCAAGAGTTATATTCTAGTCCTGTCATCAACATTTACGAGGGAAATATGCTCTTTAACTCCTTTGaacatggatttattttgttgtaaaaataaattatacttactCTGCAAATCACAGGTTGTTATGAGATTCCAAAGgataatatatatggaatatatttgtatattttattgtatatacataGATGGTAGGTATGTGCATTCACAAAATTCTGTTTTTGGCATTATCTCATTTTCTGGTGATTATAGAGTTTCAAACCAATTAAGAACCACAGAAGAATTTTACAATGGAAGACTTGGTAAAGAAGACTTAgtgtaaataaatgtatttttctcttttaaatttaaatgatataattacCTAATTGTTTTCATTACAAAGATTTATTATCACCATTGGTATTCTAGTTCATGTAGTCAATGAGTTACATACTAGTTATGAATAGTTTTAAAACCATATAGTCTTCAGTCACAAAatactaaaggaaaaatattgagaattctaaaagtaatttttatagcTTAATATGtaaattggaaaattaaaagcaaagaactattaatttaggattttttgaaatgttatgaactcctttataaaatatatccagCCAAGTGTACATAGAGATGGATTCAAATATGTTATGATAGATGAAATCATTCAACATGTGGATTTGTACAAATGATCGAAGATGAactctctttaaaatatatagttttctACTCAGACACAGGCAAAAATAGAGTATGGGAAACAAAAGAATTCTTCCTAAATTACGCCACAGTTAAACCTCAAATGGAAAGCTTAAGCTTTTGTATGGTGTGTACTATACAAACAGGATGAactgaaaagaagtgaaaaataatcaGATAAAGTAGATAGGGCATGGTTTGGTTTCTCTCTAGAAGGAAATTTGTCTGAGAATGGGATGGATGACCTATGACTGGAGAGCCTGacttttccctgtgttttttaTGTGACTAAAGGATGAAAACTTACTGTACTTTTTTACACTGAGGTTGCTTACCTGAGGAAGAAAAGCTGTGGGATGTCCAATACTGTGTGTCTATGTTCAGTAACAAAGTCTTTTTCCATACATTTCCACAAATGTACTTAAATAGTTCTTTTAGTGAGAATAAACGCTATGCAGTTTTTATTGAACTTGAGGGTTTTCTATCAATTTTTCTTATGAGAGGGTGAAGCCATATACAGATTGGATAAATCACAGGTGATATTCACTCACTACAAAAAacgtttggggggcacctgggtggctcagtcggttgagcgtccaacttcggctcaggtcatgatcttgcggtctgt
This window harbors:
- the LOC123583667 gene encoding olfactory receptor 4K13-like, yielding MNNSVVREFVLLGLTNTWELEIFFFFIFLLAYAAIVAGNFLIVVTVTFDSHLYSTPMYFLLGNLSFLDMCISTITTPKMVTDFLKENKTISLWGCMAQMFFLHFLGGSEMTLLIVMAVDRYIAICKPLHYTSIMNRRVLMGSVLLSWAVGFVHTMSQMVFTINLPFCGPNIVDDIFCDLPLVLKLACTETYVLELLVTADSGLLSFICFILLLISYTVILVTVRRRSSGGLSKALSTLSAHITVVTLFFGPIIFIYAWPVSSFSVDKFLSVFYSIITPLLNPIIYTLRNQEMKAAISRLKTKHTHRIKWY